Genomic segment of Desulfobacterales bacterium:
AATGGGCACACGATAAGCCGGGACGAAGATTGCAACGGAGACGGCCGTTTTGACATTCATACCCGGTTTACGAATGACCAGCCCGCTATCCGGGAAAAAGATACGAATTTTGACGGAAAAATGGATTGTTTTATCCGGTTTGATGCCGGTGGCCTTTCTGAGGAAATACGGGAAGACACCCGATACACCGGGACTATCGACAGAATCCGGACATTTGCCGGCGGATGCCCGCTTCGGGTGGAATCCGATGATGATGGTGACGGATTCCGGGAATCCATATCTTTGTATAAAAAATCCAAGCTGTATCTTCAAACCCGGGATAACGATCAAAACGGCACCCCGGACATTGCCATATATTTTACCAATGAAAAGCGCCAGCGCGTGGAATCGGATACAAACCTGGACGGCGCGGTGGATACCCGGCAATTTTATGACGAAAATGAAACCATCCTCCGTCTGGAAAAAGATCAGAACCATGACGGCAGCGTCGATCTGAAGGTTTTCTACGCAAACGGAAATCAATCGAAAATTCTGGAAGATAAAGATCATGACGGTAAATTCGAAATCACTCAATGGCTTCAAAAACCGGATGGATCAACCGTTATCGAACTGGATTCGGACCTCGACGGACGTCCCGAATATCGGCGTTGTTTCCGCGATCAACACCTGAGCCTGGAACAAACCGACCGAAACGCTGACGGCATCATGGACCTGGAAGAGTTCTACGACGCCGGGGGAAATCTGACAAAAAGCAGAGAAGATGAAGGCCTGACCGGCCGGCTGAATCTGACCTGGTATTACAACAGCGACAAACAGGCAGACCGGGCTGAAAAAGACGTTGATGGCGACGGAAAACCGGATGTCTGGTTTTATTATACAAACAATCGAATCCATAAGGTTGAGGAAGATACGAACAAAGACGGAAGGCCGGACCTGTGGGAAGAATATGATGAATCGGAGGCGTTGGTCAAACGATCGAAGGATCTTAATTTTGACGGGCTGCCCGATACGGAAGAATGACCGGCTTTGTCTTATTTCAAGCATTCGTTTTTTTTTGAAACATATATCGGAGGTGTGACACATGATCGAATTTCTCTCCAAAGGCGGGGTTCTGGTAACCCCCATTTTGCTTTGTTCGGTGCTGGCGCTGGCCATTTTTATAGAACGGCTCATCCGGTTTTTTTCCCTGTCCGGAAAAGAAGCAGGGCTTGCCGACCGCATCGCTGAAAATCTGATCAGCGGGCAGGATGAAAAAGCCTTTGAAACGGCATCCGCCGGTAAATCCCCTATGGGACGCGTCCTGTCGCAGGCCCTCGAGGTCAGGCATCAGGATCGTGAAACCCTTGAAACCGTGATATCGCATGCGGTGGATGAAGAGGTCAGGGGAATTTCAAGCTACCTGCCGGCGCTGGCAACCATCGGAAACATTGCGCCCATGCTCGGGCTGCTGGGGACCGTTGTCGGCATGATCAAGGCATTTATGGTCATCCAGCAGATGGGGGGCAAAGTCAATGCCGCGGTGCTGGCAGGCGGAATATGGGAAGCCATGCTGACAACGGCGCTGGGGCTGGCGGTGGCCCTCCCTACCCTGATCGCTCACAGCTACCTGATCTCCCGGGTGGATAAATTCGAAGCCGGACTGCAGCGGGGATCGATCACATTTCTCAAGGCCATTTACCAGAAACGCCAGTCCTGTGACTGACCCGATCGGCCCGGGCGCCTTCTGCCCGGTCGAATATCTCTTAACCGCTTATTTATATACAGGAATCAAGACATGTTAAAATTCAGGAACCATCGACGAGACAGTCATGTTCAGATCCCCCTGACGTCACTGATCGATATTGTATTCCTGCTGCTGATTTATTTTCTCCTGACCACGAACTTCATGGTGGACGAAGGCATCAAAATCAAACTGCCTCAGGCCCAGGCGTCTGCCCCGCAGATCCAAAAAGAAATCACCAT
This window contains:
- a CDS encoding MotA/TolQ/ExbB proton channel family protein, producing the protein MIEFLSKGGVLVTPILLCSVLALAIFIERLIRFFSLSGKEAGLADRIAENLISGQDEKAFETASAGKSPMGRVLSQALEVRHQDRETLETVISHAVDEEVRGISSYLPALATIGNIAPMLGLLGTVVGMIKAFMVIQQMGGKVNAAVLAGGIWEAMLTTALGLAVALPTLIAHSYLISRVDKFEAGLQRGSITFLKAIYQKRQSCD